Genomic DNA from Candidatus Paceibacterota bacterium:
TGTAGAATTTTTAAAAGATTTTAAAAAGCTTATTTTGGAGCAGGTGGCGAAAGGTAAAAAGTTTGTGATCATTACCGGCGGGGGAGGAACTAACAAGAAATACAACGAAGCTGTAAAAAAACTTGCGAATCCATCCAATGATGATCTTGATTGGATAGGAATCGCTTCTCTTAGATTAAACGCTGAGCTAGTGAGAGTGATGTTTGGAGATTTGGCTAATGCTAAAGTCGTTGATAATTTCTCCAAAGAATTTTCTTTTGAGAAATCAATAGTTATAGGTTCAGCTTTTGAACCCGGAAAAAGTTCCGATTGGGATGCTACCTTGGCTGCCCAAAAAGTCGGCGCGAAAAAAATAATTAATTTGTCCAATACTGATTATGTTTATGATTCTGATCCGAGAGTAAACCCTGATGCCAAGAAAATCGAAAGCATTTCTTGGGCTCTATACCGAGCGCTTATTCCGAAAGAGTGGAATCCGAGGATGAATTCTCCTTTTGACCCTATCGCTTCCAAAATAGCCGAAGAAGAAAAAATTACTGTGATCACTATGAACGGTAAGCCGATCGATAATCTAGCAAAATGTCTCAGCGGAGAGAAGTTTATAGGGTCAGTAATTTCTTGATATGGAATATTTAGATATTTGTGATAGCGAAGGGAATTTAACAGGACAAAAAGAACTTAAAACAAAAGTTCATGAGCTGGGACTATGGCACAGATCTGTTCATATTTGGATTGTTAATTCCAAAGGAGAACTTTTAATACAAAAGAGATCCCCTTTAGTGAGTAATCATCCAAATGAGTGGGATATTTCTTCTGCGGGTCATGTTTCT
This window encodes:
- the pyrH gene encoding UMP kinase — encoded protein: MEEAIIISLGGSLIVPENIDVEFLKDFKKLILEQVAKGKKFVIITGGGGTNKKYNEAVKKLANPSNDDLDWIGIASLRLNAELVRVMFGDLANAKVVDNFSKEFSFEKSIVIGSAFEPGKSSDWDATLAAQKVGAKKIINLSNTDYVYDSDPRVNPDAKKIESISWALYRALIPKEWNPRMNSPFDPIASKIAEEEKITVITMNGKPIDNLAKCLSGEKFIGSVIS